The nucleotide sequence CCTCCAAAATCCGAACTTCGGATCCAAACTACAAAACCGGGGAACCAAATAGAGAGGGAGATCCCTATCCCCATAGCGATAAAAATCCAAATAGTCAGGAATTTATCTATAAATGATAATTTTTTTTCGGAAACGAGATTAGAAGACATTAATCGTTAAATCGCAATATTACGATTAATGTCAAGAGGTTTTAGCAGGAATTTCCGCTTTCGGGGACCTGAGAAAGAAAAGGAACGAAATATCCTTCGATCTCATTCCAAGTTTTTTTATTGATACAATAGCATATAGACGGGCCTTCGATGGTCCCTTGCAGAATACCCACATCTTTTAATGCTTTTAGATGTTGGGAGATCGTGGCCTGGGCTAGTCCGAGTTCTTCGACCAAGTCTCCGCAGATGCAGGCTTTTCTTTTGAGGACGTACTCCAAGATCGCGATACGGGCAGGATGCCCTAGTGCCTTTGCATAAGAGGCAATCTTATTCTGCCTCTTATTAAATAACTCTGTCTTGGTAATTCCCATTATGGTCTATTCAAGATGAGCCCCGTAATTTAGCACAAGTGTAAATTAGATCTCTATTCCTTTTTCGCAATGAAACCGTAATGATAAGGAGGAAGATCGATCGGTTTTTCCGATCCGATTTTAAATCCCGCCTCTATTGCCCACCTATGTATATCCTCTGGCTTAGGACGGATCTCCATCTTTGGTCCTCGAGGAGTATTCGGATCGTAATTCCAATGTACGATTCCGGCAACTCCTCTCGGTTTTAAGATATGAAACGCCTCTTTTAAAATAGAAACAGGATCTTCATAATGTAACAAATTAAAGATCATTACATAATCCGCAGAGTTTTCTTTTAACCCGGTCCCCGAAGAAATAATATCCCTTTCCAAAACCGAAATCCCCTTATGATCCATAAGTTCTGCCTTTTCTTTTAGGTCCCGTACAAGTTCCGGCTCAATCTCCAAAGCAAGGATACTGCTTTTATTTTTCTCAGCAAGAGGAAGGGTGAAAGTCCCGTATCCGGAACCAAATTCGACGATATTCCCTTCCACAAGAAGCAAATCCATTCTTTCTAAAATCAAAGGAACATCGAAAAGGGTGACCCAATAAGCCGCCTCGGGCATCCCGCTATCTCTAACTTTCATGCCCCTATTCGAATAAATAGCTTGACTTTGTCAATCAAATATTCAAATGTTTATTTGAATATTTGAGGATCTATGAACTCTATAAAAACCGGGCGGGAATTTAAGAATTTTATCTATTCTTCCCTAGCAAAATACGGAAAGGCACTTTCCGATCCAAAACGTATCGAACTATTGGACCTATTAATCCAAGCGGAAAAAAATGTCGATCTAATGTCTAAAGAGATCGGAATGAGTATCGCTTCGACGTCCCATCACCTTCAGATCTTAAAGGAAGCAAGACTTGTCCGGGACAGAAAAGAAGGCAGGAACATTTTTTATCAAATAGAAGAAGCAGGTATCCTAATATTCAATACAATCTATTCTGCAGGCAATAAATTCAATGCGGAGATCCAAATGGAGATGAAGTCTTTCTTCGATCCGGATCAAGAGACGGAAGGATTAGATTATAAAGACTTTCTAAAGCGAGTATTGTCCAAAGATACTGTATTAATCGACGTGAGGCCTGAAAACGAATACAACGCGGGACATTTGCCTGGTTCTATCTCTATTCCTCTTAAAGAACTAAAATCCAGGCTGGATAAACTTCCTAAACGTAAAAAGATCTTAGCCTATTGCAGAGGGAAATATTGTGTCCTCTCGGAAGAAGCGGTCAAAATTTTAAGAACAGAAGGATACAATGCGTATCGTATCCCGGAAGGTCCTTTGGAATTTGCGAATAAGGGGATTCGGTTAAAGAAAGGCGGCTTCACTTCCCCGTCGGAACGATCGTGATCCACTCGATAAACTTGGTCTTAAAGAACTCATCGATCTGCCCCGTGAACTGGTGATACGCCAAAAAGAAAATCCAATATGCCAAGGTCGCTGCCACCAAAGTCCTTGCTGTCATATTCGCTAAAACGGGAGAGGCCGTATAATACATGCGGACCACTGCGATCGGCCAGAGGAATAATAGGAAAAAGTAAATCGCCCTTGGAATACCGTAAAGCCAGCTCAAGATCTCGGAAGGATAAGATTTGGACAATCTTTCATACGCTTCTTTTAACTCGGGAAAAAATTGAAAGAAGTAGAACACAAATACGAAAAAGGTAGCGATCTTCCAAATGATCTCTATATCGTTTCGGATCAGCACCAATGTCAAACCCACAAACCAAATTAAAAAAATGGGAAATACGATCTGCTGTAATAAGGAACCTGACTGGGCGAGAAACATCAATAAGATCTCCTAAGATCATTTTCGGCAGAAACCGGCTTAGACACCCACTCTAAACATTGCAGAAAACTCTCAGGATCCGCTTTTCCGAGACCCGCGATATCGAAAGCGGTTCCGTGATCCGGAGAAACCCGGATAAAATCCAGTCCCAAAGTCAAATTCACTCCGAATTTTCCCTCCCACATCTTAAAAGGGATGAGCCCCTGGTCATGGTAACAAGCCAAAAACAAAGAATACTTTGCCCGGGAAGTTTCGCTGAACGCACCGTCTGCGGAGATAGGGTCCGTGACGTCTAAT is from Leptospira sp. WS58.C1 and encodes:
- a CDS encoding class I SAM-dependent methyltransferase, giving the protein MKVRDSGMPEAAYWVTLFDVPLILERMDLLLVEGNIVEFGSGYGTFTLPLAEKNKSSILALEIEPELVRDLKEKAELMDHKGISVLERDIISSGTGLKENSADYVMIFNLLHYEDPVSILKEAFHILKPRGVAGIVHWNYDPNTPRGPKMEIRPKPEDIHRWAIEAGFKIGSEKPIDLPPYHYGFIAKKE
- a CDS encoding ArsR/SmtB family transcription factor; amino-acid sequence: MGITKTELFNKRQNKIASYAKALGHPARIAILEYVLKRKACICGDLVEELGLAQATISQHLKALKDVGILQGTIEGPSICYCINKKTWNEIEGYFVPFLSQVPESGNSC
- a CDS encoding ArsR/SmtB family transcription factor, with product MNSIKTGREFKNFIYSSLAKYGKALSDPKRIELLDLLIQAEKNVDLMSKEIGMSIASTSHHLQILKEARLVRDRKEGRNIFYQIEEAGILIFNTIYSAGNKFNAEIQMEMKSFFDPDQETEGLDYKDFLKRVLSKDTVLIDVRPENEYNAGHLPGSISIPLKELKSRLDKLPKRKKILAYCRGKYCVLSEEAVKILRTEGYNAYRIPEGPLEFANKGIRLKKGGFTSPSERS